In one Arachis duranensis cultivar V14167 chromosome 9, aradu.V14167.gnm2.J7QH, whole genome shotgun sequence genomic region, the following are encoded:
- the LOC107465690 gene encoding uncharacterized protein LOC107465690, with amino-acid sequence MNIEKALCVLGASINLMSLAMMKRMRIEEAKPIRMALQLANRTFEFSHGVVEDLLVKVGEFIFPAVFVVLDLEEEANTSIILGRPFLATAGAIIDVQKGELVLRLHKEKMVFNVFKAMSYPKESIVECMMVDTIETLVQGVLEEEQ; translated from the coding sequence ATGAACATTGAGAAGGCACTATGTGTTCTCGGAGCCAGCATAAACCTCATGTCTTTGGCCATGATGAAAAGAATGAGAATAGAAGAGGCCAAGCCAATAAGAATGGCACTTCAATTGGCTAACAGAACCTTTGAATTTTCCCATGGTGTAGTGGAAGATCTATTGGTGAAAGTGGGGGAGTTCATCTTTCCAGCTGTTTTTGTTGTGCTTGATTTGGAGGAAGAAGCCAACACATCAATTATCCTAGGAAGGCCATTCCTAGCTACTGCTGGGGCCAtaattgatgttcaaaaaggggagTTAGTCTTAAGGTTACACAAAGAGAAGATGGTCTTCAATGTCTTCAAGGCAATGAGCTACCCCAAGGAATCCATTGTTGAATGCATGATGGTGGACACAATTGAGACCCTAGTTCAAGGAGTCCTAGAGGAAGAACAATGA